The genomic window TAAAATTTGTCCTACCTTTACTTCTGTTCCAGCCTTAGCTACCTTTCCATTTAGCTTAGCTTTTCCACCATCTACAACTATCTTTGCAATAGGTCTTCTCTTAATTATTCTACTTACTTTTAAAAATTTATCCAATCTCATGATTTAGACTACTCCTCCCGTCTTATTAACTATATATACTATATTTTTTTTATATGTCAACCCTGTTTTTAGCCTCATTCCAAAATTTTTCCATTTCCTCTAGAGAGGCTTTCTCTATATCACATCTCTCTTCTACGTATCTAAACCTCTTATCAAACTTCTTTATAGTTTGCTCTAATGCATCAGTTGAGTTAACTTTTAAAAATCTTGAAAGATTAACTATAGCAAATAAAAGATCCCCTAACTCCTCTTTTGTATTTTCTAAATCTTTTTTCTCCATAGCCTCTTTTAATTCTCCAAGTTCCTCTTCAACTTTTCCCATTACATCAGCTATATTATCCCAATCAAATCCAACTTTTGCTGCTTTCTTCTGAATTTTTTCAGCCTTTGCTAAAGCTGGTAAATATATAGGTACTCCATCTAATGCTGATTTTCTATTTTCATGTTCCTTTTCGCTTTTTTTAATCTCTTCCCAATTAACTAAAACTTCATCTGAAGTTATTCCACTATCTTTCTCTTTAAAAACATGGGGATGTCTCCTAATCATCTTCTCATTTATTCCCCTAGCTACATCTTCAATATTGAATTTTCCTTCATCTTCACAGATATCAGCTTGAAAAACAACATTCATTAGAAGATCTCCAAGTTCCCCTTTTAATTCATCTCCACCTTTGTCCATAGCCTCTAAAACTTCACAAGTTTCCTCCATCAAACAAGGCT from uncultured Fusobacterium sp. includes these protein-coding regions:
- the mazG gene encoding nucleoside triphosphate pyrophosphohydrolase; translation: MKEFDRLVEIIKILRGEGGCPWDREQTLETLKPCLMEETCEVLEAMDKGGDELKGELGDLLMNVVFQADICEDEGKFNIEDVARGINEKMIRRHPHVFKEKDSGITSDEVLVNWEEIKKSEKEHENRKSALDGVPIYLPALAKAEKIQKKAAKVGFDWDNIADVMGKVEEELGELKEAMEKKDLENTKEELGDLLFAIVNLSRFLKVNSTDALEQTIKKFDKRFRYVEERCDIEKASLEEMEKFWNEAKNRVDI